A region from the Thermanaeromonas toyohensis ToBE genome encodes:
- a CDS encoding aldolase — MYQEFRDIGRDLFLAGLVSSHGGNMSVRLGDRILITRRGSMIGRLKEHDLIETGLEKDDSHIALASTEIGVHRAIYKKTSALAIIHAHPPITVALSLTRDEIIPLDSEGSYLLHRVPVLSSEYTVGAEEVATIVSEALQKYKIVVLRGHGTFAIGQFLEEAYQWTSSLEISSQIIYFTEALQKDIKEYRKGTDRYHTW; from the coding sequence ATGTACCAGGAATTTAGAGATATTGGCCGTGATCTTTTTTTAGCTGGGCTCGTCAGTTCCCATGGAGGTAATATGAGTGTCAGGCTAGGAGACCGTATACTTATTACCCGGCGAGGTTCCATGATAGGCCGCTTGAAAGAGCATGATCTTATAGAAACGGGATTGGAAAAGGACGACAGCCATATAGCTTTGGCTTCTACAGAAATAGGCGTCCACCGGGCTATTTATAAAAAAACTTCAGCTCTGGCCATAATCCATGCCCATCCCCCGATTACTGTAGCCCTCTCCCTTACGCGGGATGAGATAATCCCTCTTGATTCTGAAGGCTCATATCTACTTCACCGGGTACCGGTCTTAAGCTCAGAGTATACAGTGGGAGCAGAAGAAGTAGCTACTATTGTGTCGGAGGCTTTGCAGAAGTATAAGATTGTAGTGTTACGCGGGCACGGTACTTTTGCCATTGGCCAGTTTTTGGAGGAAGCTTACCAGTGGACCTCTTCTTTAGAAATCTCTAGCCAGATCATTTACTTCACTGAAGCCTTGCAGAAGGATATTAAAGAGTACCGGAAGGGTACCGATAGGTATCACACTTGGTAA